The DNA segment ctattctgattctgattaaaacacaatggaggcagtgtgatggctgccagtggcactgggacactagtgtttattgatgatatgACACAGGACTGAAGCAGCTAAATGATTTCTGAGGTGTTCAGAGACAAACTGTctgctcaaatccagctaaatgaAGTCCAGTTGATTGGACAGTGTTTcataatacagatggacaatAACCCAAAAATACAGTCAAAATccaggagtttattaaagcaaagtGGAAAATTCATGAATTACCAAGTCAGTTAGCTGATCTTAACCCAACCGAGCATTTCACTTCATGATGTCCATGACTTCAGGTTGTCAGTGCCAGCAATAAGTTTTCAACCAAGTtagaaatgaatattttattttcacttatttaATTTGTCAGATTACGTCTGAGCCCCTGAAATGAAGGAATtgtgttaaaaaatatttatcgcCTTTTTATGCAATCTTTTTGTTCAACCCaacttaaagctgaaagtctactCTTCAACTGGATCTGACTTGTTTCCTTTAAAATTAATTGTGGTAATGTACAGAACCACAAAAGCTGTGTCTGATTGGATGAAAGAGCTCTTATGAGGAGATCATTTAACCTGTTTTAAGTTTTTGTCATTCATGCATCTAAAatgatttgatttcatttgaatttgataaaaaataaaagtatgtaATGCTCaaaagtaaaagagtaaaatctGATGAGactgaaaagtaaaacaaaaataaaaacataaataaataaaataaaataaaataaaataaatacctcCATGAGCATGGCCACCGTCATTGGCCCCACCCCTCCTGGAACAGGTGTGATGTATCCTGCTCTCTGACTGGCGGAGGAGTAGTGAACGTCTCCAACCACTCGCTTACCGCTGGGCCTTGTCTCATCTGTAgcaggggtcaaaggtcacagagtGAATCATTTTAAAGAATTACAGTTTTAAAGCTCAGAGCTAAACTTGGTCATTGGTTTATATTTTCCACTGCAGATCATTTTAGGATTGATTCACTCGCAGGATTGTTTCCACCCAGCTGGGGTTCCTGTGGAAACAATCCTGCTTCTGAttggttaaaaagaaaagaaaaaaaaaacaagctgctggctGGAAAAAGGAAGTCAATAAGCGTAAGGGGATGCTGATACCGGGGACATGGTTAATTCCACAGTCAATGACCACGGCACCCTCCTTCACCCACTCTCCTCTCACCATCTCTGCTCTGCCGGCCCCCACCACTAGGATATCAGCCCGGCCCACCTGCAGACGCAAGAAGTGTTTGAGTGATGGAGGCAATCTGttctgtttgattttaaaggtgattttgtttgaattttaactttttaattttgctttttaGGTTagcttttattcatttcatgATTTATTTCGTATCTGCATGTTGTTACCTGCTCAGGTAGGTCAGGTGTCTTTGAGTGGCAGGTGGTCACAGTGGCATGGTTCCACAGCAGCAGGTCGTGCATCGGAGCGCCAACGATTTTACTGCGACCAATAACCACCGCGTGCTTCCCCGCCACAAACACGCCTGCACAGGTACAGGAAGTCACAGGCAAAGGTGTTTACTGGAACTGTCAGTGATGATGTTTGTATGTCTGATGAACAACAAACACATGATTTCAGATTTACAATCATGTGGTTACAATTATGTGTCTGCAGCAGGTCTTTACACCTAACCACCGTTTATCCCCAGGAGACGCATCCGCCACTTTCAACGAATGACATAATGTTCACAGTGTTCCCAATGTTCTGAATGTTCTCGGTGTTGCCAATAGTCCCAGCTTTCTGAATGTTCTCAGAATTCCCAATGTTCCCAGTGTTTCTAGTGTGCTGAATGTTCTCAGTGTTCCCAGTGTTCTGAATGTTCTCAGTATTCCCAATGTTCCCAGTTTTCTGAATGTTCTCAGAATTCCCAATGTTCCCAGTGTTCCCAGTGTGCTGCTACCTGTCTGTCTGATGAGCTCCATGCAGGCGTTGGGGGTGCAGGGGATGAAGCAGTCATTCAGATCTCCTCGAGACAGTTTACCTGCATTAATGCAGCtcagcctgcacacacacacacacacacacacacacacacacacacacacacacacacacacagtgttagtGATGAGTATTTGGTGATGAACACAGGAAGTGATGCGCTCACTGACCCATCTACGTCTTTTTGCGAGGACACAGCGTTGGTGACGAACTCAGTGTCAATGCAGTTTGCGGAGTCCAATGGCAGCTGCACGATCAGACCGTGTACGCACGCGTTCTCATTCACAGACATGATGCTGTGCAGCACCTGCAGGGCGACAGAAAACAAGAACCAATCAGACCTTCGATCACGTCACGGAGAAAAGATGATGACGATGAAGATGATGCATGAAGACCTCGTCCTGCGTGGTTGTGTTCGGCAGCCGGATATGTTTGGCTTCAATTCCAACCTGCAGGAAACAAAGTGAAGCTGCATCAGCccactgtgtgcgtgtgtgtgtgtgcatgtgtgtgtacggAAGGACCagaggttatggttaggttgaGGCTGAGGTTTAAGCTGAGGGTTAAGGTTAGTGTTACGGCCCCTAGCCTTGGAAGAAGTGAGCCAGACTTCCTTCAAGCAAATTTGAGTGTgacaacacactcagacaattGGCTGCCTGGGAACCTGTGGCTTGCACCTCCAGGGAAAGTCTATTGGACCAGCTGAGGGATGCTAGACCAATCAGTGACTGATTGGGCACACTTGCATCTTTaaaagtagggatgggtatcgtttaggttttatccgataccggtgccaaatcggtacttttgaaacggtgccggtgctcaaacggtgctcaaaccggtggtcaaaccggtgcttaaagaatggagaacacaaaattggtccaaaaacctctcatgttcagctgttttttgtaaaaagataacaatgttagccttttctgcagctatggggcatatatggtatcactcttggctggaagcagtgcttaaacaatggaaaaaacacaaactttgtccaaaaacctctcatgtttaactgttttccactttttctttggtcattttagcctttttagccagggtgaagggagtatctgccatcaaacaagaagacagctgcatgtagctatgatgatgtttgctagctcaccttacatgcattaatgtaataacgtggttagcctactcaacgtaaattagctactcacgcagagaagaacggctgctgccaccatcatccgtcatcatttctgctacactggcagggctaggggccaggactctcctcttcgtgtttttgggagatgttgcataacaggcaacccaccggtgttccagatcaactggcgtttagatcaactggcgttggtcgaacagatgtgtggcagtcttgcgtttcaggagctcctaccgacaaaccagcaaaaaaacaccaaatgtgtcatctgtgacacttgtgaggttatctcaaacacactccgtcagtcttgatgctgttgaacaacaaaatgtttaaaaatgtggcgagtttacctggtgatatcctcatgcgcgacgcgatcgcgaaaacagcaaacaagtaacaccacgccgttgttgttcacaggacagcaagagtaaacgatcgggagacccttgtcgtcgttatcgttccactcgcacggtttatttcaccgaattcagcgtttttgcttcacaactaaagcgagcagtttgctctgtgcaccaacatggactcgagtcaaccagcgccacctctggccaagtgccacagcctacagccagatcaacctgtgacacacatctgcaccacgtttgaattcgtgtcatgcacatttgtacctttcaattgtgtgtttgtgcgtcatgcaaataaacctttgaaaagaatgaaatgatatcatatattccttattggcctacatttgtacaaaattccaaattatatacacaaagtcatagaaatcaccactccaattggtcatcatgattttaatattctctttttccataacaatgaaatacgccttggacaaatatgacacatcaatatttcattagtgttgtaacatcacatgtcgctagcatagtctgtctgtgtcttttccctgaaaatgaatatttccagccaatataggcaattcatcaacatggctggagttatatacagtctgtataagtgtggttaatctaatgaagatttgtaaggagacggcagttactgtgaatccacagcagttacacagtgattagtaataaacagccagtgagagtgagtggatatgactgttcccaccactaacacatgaccatagcccactactagattaacttgtgacacatctgcacctgctgctatgatcacagtgagtagaggctgagtggctgcacttacccctggtacatccaaatctgcccacaaacatgttgaaagatgcaatgccagcaatgtggattgtcaacactgaaaacaatcagtaagcaaagacaacagggatcacttttttctgtttatttagcacccacaacatttgtagtcgccttctgcacaggggaagtccacacacactgtgtggtaccactttccacagaaggtgcaatctgcaagattgaatgagattgtcagagtcattgtctggctgtttattactaatcacctgctgtacattcacagtaactgccatctccttacaaatgtttattagattgaccacacttatgcagactgtatatcacaaccaactctaacatgtttgtttgcagagggaagacacagacagactacgctaacgacatgtgatgttacaacactggtgaaatattagtgtgttCACGACATTTTTCGTATGGGCAAAAGTGttgatatcaggatggtgattcttatgtgtatgtcatttggcattttgtacaaatgtaggctgatattaaatacatgatatcatttcattcatttcaaaggtttgtttgcatgacgcacaaacacacaattgaaaggtacaaatgtgcatgacacgaattcaaacgtggtgcagatgtgtgtcacaggttgatctggctgtaggctgtggcacttggccagaggtggcgctggttgactcgagtccatgttagtgcacagagcaaactgctcgctttagttgtggagcaaaaacgctgaattcggtgaaataaaccgtgcgagtggaacgataacgacgacaagggtctcccgatcgtttactcttgctgtcctgtgaacaacaacggcgtggtgttacttgtttgctgttttcgcgatcgcgtcgcgcatgaggatatcaccaggtaaactcgccacatttttaaacattttgttgttcaacagcatcaagactgacggagtgtgtttgagataacctcacaagtgtcacagatgacacatttggcgttttttttgctggtttgtcggtaggagctcctgaaacgcaagactgccacacatctgttcgaccaacgccagttgatctaaacgccagttgatctggaacaccggcagtagatgtgctcggtgtgaggtctcgcggcaagctatcaaatacggcgcatttctgggcttttaaaaaaaacgctatgcgtcgccaggtgtttcatcggatttgaggtgttacctcctttgacagtatcacagtatcagcttaaagcacttgttgcaggctgctgagtttgcatcttttgctatgaagtacagccagacttttgaccgcttcgccttggacatttttaatctgtagctctgctctaacagaacgtacgtacctggccccgcctactatcctcggaaacgtaaaatgattggctagaatctaaagtgtatcacagctcaggaaaaaaacgcaccgaaataaagcaccgaaatgtgcgctgcttttcggtctggttactaccgtttatgtcagaaccggtgccatcatggcaccggacaccggtacccatccctatttaaAAGGCTGAAGAACATTCATTCTGGGTCTGCTGTTTTCAACTGAGTGTGCAGTCTGCGTGCTTCTGTCTGGTAACCTTGTTTGTAAATCCCTGTCTCGACTGAGATTCTCTTGAGTAATGTTAGTTGTGCTACAGCCCATGGGGCTAATTTTGATTTCTACTGGTTGAAGCTTTAAGCGAGGAAGTTGTTTTTGCAtcggttgtttgtttgtttgtagtaAATGCTGCTATTATTTTTCAGTTCTCTGagtttttttgtaataaaacattttcgaCTCCGATCTTCCCCTTGAGAATCTCATTTATGTTACCTCCCTTAACCCCTAGCAGAGATGGTTCGTAACAGTTAGGGTAAGCAACTAAGGAAAATATTGTCAATTACATGTCTTCACTAAGATAGGAAAAcgagtgtgtgtatgttggtCACCTCAGCTGCAGCCTTCAGTTTGGTGCTGATGTACAGGTTAGAGTCATCTCTGTCTCccacctgtgacacacacatacagttaaAAATAGCCATCCTGCAGGATCCTGCATCCTTCTCATTCTCTGACATGTTTGTTTCCTCCTGGAGGATCCTGAGCTGCTCCCGACTTATTTGCGGCTTTTTATTTCTACATCAttcgtgtttttaattttactgaCAGAACTTCTTTGATTTTTGGTCGCTCGTTTTTGTCCCCTCAGGTTAAACTGCTGTAAGATTTTGGAGGTTTGTCCCATTTTtcacaaacagactgaaaatgatGGCCACGCACTCAGCAGTCACAGGTGTTTCTAATGTTCTGTCATTTATATTGTAACGACCGTGGGTTAGTGGAGCTAAACTGGCTAAACTGCTCACTAGCTAAAACGGCTAGCGGGGCGCTAGCGGCTATCGCTACACTTCACAGCGAGTGGAGAGCGCTCGTGCCTCATACACCGCACGACCCCAAGCGTCTCAGCAGCAGACTGATAATCCCCAAATGATCCAGCAGGAGGCAGTAGTGGTTCACACCAGTCATTTATTTGCCGTATTTTTTCACACCACGTAACACTGCTGACACCGAACCCCTATCACGCTCCCACCACATAGAGTCGCGGTGTCAGCCAACTATACCAATTCACCCCCCTCCACAGAACACACATCAACTTCACTGTGGCTTACATTAACATAACACTAACACAACATGCAAATCAACACATATGAACTAGCAGAAcgatagaaaacacagagacaacacaATACCCAGAATGCACCTGGCTAACAACCCCAGCCAGGTCATTACAATATCATTGAGGTGCACACGTCACCTGGTCACTGCTCTGTCGTAAACAGAAACGAGATGGGAGGCagtcacatgtttgtgtgtttgtgtgagaggaCCAGGAGCTCCAGCCTGAGCTGGGAGTGGAGGTCAAAGTTCAGTTGACTGGTTTCATCTGGTcacaaacactaaaacaaaGCTGCTTTTTGTTGACAGGTGACAACAGGTGTGCACAGGTAAACTGCAGAGAGCAGCCCCGGGTAAAGTCTAGTCTGAGTTATGATGGCGGAGCTCAGAGAACGACCTGATCAGGTCACTGTGAGGTTGTTAGAAAAAAATCGGTTTGAAGTATCGCTCCATCCAGAAGGGGGCGCTTCAGGCTCTCACCTGCAGGACCACCAGGCCCGGTCTGAACCCGGAGAACTGACTCGCCATCTTCTCCACCTCCTTCTTCAGTCTCTCCCTCACTATTCTGCACACACAGCCACAGGgctggggtcaaaggtcagacagTTAACGGACTCAGAAGCCGTTCTGGTGGGTTGAGACTTACTTGGACGTTTTGTTCCCGGAGATGACAGTTGCTATGGAGTGCAGGCTTTGTTGGTAACCGGTGGCCCTGACACAGAGCGAGTGGGCGGCCAAGGACAACATGACTaaaagagagagcaagagagagaaagagcttcAGCTGACTGAGGATAATCAATAAAATGGATGGAAAAATCTGGAAACATCTGGAAATGTGAGGGGTGATAGGCAAACCAAACTTTAGGGACTTTGATCAACTGTGACTGCGATGCATAAAATTCACAAGTTCAGAAATATTCCTGAGAAAAAAGACCTGCAGACGTTTTTACAGTGTTTCATGTCTTTATCCTCTCTGAACGTTTATCCAGCTTAGAATGGATGTGACCCAACCGATACACACGAGCTCATGACATCAACATTAAACGTTCTCTTATTTCCTGTTAGGACGATAGCACTCAGAAAGGCCGACGACACAAAATAACCCAAGAGTGAAAAGAGCAAACTTAAAGTCAAACAAAATGCCAACCGGGGCCTCAGACGGACCCAAAGCAAGAGAAAGCTCTGATATCACGAGAGGCAGGAGCTCCAGGGCGGACAGGGTTAATAACTGCAGCCGTCTCCCACAAACTGTGAGcgtgtttaactgtttcccttCATTGtaatcctcatcatcatcagcataaAGTAAACAGAGACTGAAAAAGCAGAGATACACAGAGTGACAGTCTCTGAATCTGTGATGGCTTCAAAATGAAGAACCTTTACTTTTTCTGAACTTTAATGAAGTATAAAAAGCTTCATTAAAGGTTTGGAGGGTTGTTTAAAGTTCACCGTCAGCACTCGCAGCTGCTTTTCTAACCTCACAGTGAAGCTCACATGTTAATGATTACAGCCGCTCTGCAGAGAAGAATTGAACCGAGACTTGTGCagcttcacacaaacacacactcctctGCAGCGCTGCCACGTTCACCTCCAGCAGCTTGAAGTTTTCCAAGATTCCCGAAACTTCAGGAAACTCTATGCGACTTCAAGAAAGCTGCTGAAAGCTGCACAAGCACAAAGAGAAGCTGAAAGAGCAGCAGCTTCATACCTGAGAGGCAGAGCAGAGGCAGTGacaaaaagctgcagcagatgTTTCCGTCTCTGTGGAGCTTCTGTCAAAGTAAGGAAGCCCAGCAGTGACAAAAATACTAtgtgaggagggagagaggcagCCACAGCGTCTGACAGGAGTTAATTATTGACTGAACGGGTATCGCTTATTGATCGATCAGACTGAGCTGGGTATGTGGACAGCTGCACACTTCTCCTTATCTCACCTCGGTCTACAGAAGCTATGCTCATGTAGGTCTTTACTTACCTGCGCTGAGTTACCTGTACATCTGTCCACATGCTCAGAGTGCACACTAGCTCAACTTGACTTTATGAGCAGGAGTCCACTGATCGTGTGGTGTGTGGGTCACAGTCAGGAGCAAAGACCAAATCTCACATGTTGTAAAGTCTTTGTGcttttaaacacaaataaaaagtcATCTGATCATTGTTCCATTTCCTGAGCTGAGTATAACATGAGATTAACTAAAAGGTaacagagcttttattttggtatagTCCTATGACAAAAAGGAAATAGTTATACAAGTCAATGAATTTGAGtaatcagaaaaaataaaagaaatacaatCTCTCCTTCCTGTCCACACTGGGACCACAGTGACTGTTAACTTTattcatgttattttatttactataaGTATTTGATCACAGAAACATTCATTCTGGCCGTACACTTACAGCTGTGGTTTAACAGTTCACTTCCaatattttaacacaactacACGATTCACATGTATTACTAAAATATAATAACAGTGGTAATGATAATAGAAACTTTTTTGTTCCAGCTCCACATATGCGAGCTGTATTTGTTCCTCTGTTACAAAaccctaaaataaaaacatttcagtcaCTCAGAATTTCTGACACTATCATGAAGGTAACCTGAGCctatgtgagtgtgtttgtgtgagaatgtgtctgtgtatgtatgAGGAATTACTGCTTAGAACTGAATCAAACCAGCCAGGAGAACCAGATTGATACTGGGATGGTGGACCAAAGGTCAAACCGCAGGAACCAGGAGGGACAGCCCACGCTGCTCTCAGCCAATTACATGGCAACCTgtcagggaggaggagggactTGGTTTTACTTACATGGAGCCACTCTGCCGCATTTTCCGGCATTATTCTGATGCTGGGCTGCTCAGAGGACATGGTGCTGCGGTGCTTCCTGGGAAATGTagtataaaaagaaaagtgaagaaaGGCTCACAGAGCTGAGAGACCTCACCTGCAGATTCTGCTTTCAGGGCCAAAGATCAAATCCAAAACACAACCCATCAAAAAAACCTTAATCTACACTGGCATCAGTGTTTCCGTTGAGCTGTCAGAGCCGGACCTTTAAATTTATCTgcaccaaaacacaaaaagacacaagAGGACACAACACACCGGATGAATTTATCAGTTTTAAAAGTCGTGAAATTGACAATAAGTTGCAAAGATTACAAATCTCCATGACAACAAACAACAGCCTGAGCTTCACACCATCACATGATGTCAGCAGGCCTGGATTGAGGAAAAATGCCAGGTGGATCACTACGACCAgtcaaaaaaaaagatgtgcagCAGCTTGAATGatggattcagggtcacctgattcagcagtaactatatgctttagcaaaaaggaaagtgtgaagcctaatcttaaaagtagagatagtgtctgtctccagaatccaaactggaagctggttccacagaagagggaccTGAAACTGAAGttgtttctgaaagtgctgtagtAAAGTTAAAAAGGATATAATTGATCCATTGTTATCTTCTGCCCACACGGAGCAGCTGCCTGAGATACTCTCTGCAGaagtcgattatcttgttaataattttacttcTTCACTGTGAACGACTCTGGATGCTGTAGctgctgtgaaaaataaatctacatgcaaactgaggttattgtactcggccctgaaaatcttaaaaatatggtatctaagcagattcttactctggatggcattaccttggcctgcagtaacactgtgaggaacctcaGAGTCTtctttgaccaggatatgtttttcaatgcacatattaaacaaaatgtaggactgctttcttccatttgtggaTTATCCTCCTGAGAACTGAGGAAAAATGAATCATCCCATTGAACTTTTTTTTGATTTCCTTCGTCTTTGCAGCGAAAAGGTTTCACTCTAACACCTGAGATATCTATGGAAAGCTGGGATCTCCTCTGTTTAGTACATCGGGACTTGGTAAGATTGCTCTGATAAGACAAAAGATATcgactgaaaacaaaagtagagGATGTTGCAGAGGACAATGAATAGGGTGTTTCTTAGCAGGATTAGAAAAATCCTATCTCagactgaaaaactagttcatgcatttgttacttataggctggactactgtaattcaatATTAtgaggatgtcctaaaaatcccctgaaaagccttcagctgatcctaAATGCTGCATTTTCCTGTCTCAGTTTGAAATCATCTGAAAttgtagccccccccccccccgaatgAAGGCTGACACTTTACTGATGAAGTTTTGAAGGTTTAATGGCAGTAAACCATTAATctcacccagagagctgcccagccaggcaagataaactttacaCGTCACAATGAGACTtcgggattaaaaaaaaaaaaaaaatactggacggtccaaaagttggcctacctattactggttgaggttttagtagagttgtggctgaaccacataaggatatatcattaattttaatctccccaatcAATTATAATGTAATGTTGGAgtgttgttaaagagggtcaaaaacatttcaacccagtttgttttgcagattctgtatagcAGCTGTAATATAGGGAGGACACAACTTCCAGACTGTatgagtaaaatcaggttttttctctttgtcagtttaacagtttctgttttgcctgtcactgttccctgtctgttttcttacctggttcttcctgaccttgtactttctcctcacattcccctctttcttctctgcctctttggactgacaatcatacacaaatagaatcaattagatgaaaaattacattaatatgaaaaaaatactataaagatcactaacaaaaagtcctctctcagtgtactttcaaccaaaaggcaaataaccaaaccacatgaacatctaataaaagatataaatattgaaagtcaaaggagcttgcaaagaatagcgtctggacttctttaagttgcttgaagacgtttcacctctcatccgagaagcttcagTTTCAAGTTCTTTCAAGTTCTTcagttcttcagttctaaagaACTGAAGAACTTGAAATATTGATACTACgacgacctggatgactgagaaccttcacagacataaatattgaaacactgatccaacattattcttgaGAGAcagatcatttgattttacacttgacctgtgacatcatcaagtaCACTGGTGTTCCAATTGTAGAAATCGTGAATCTGTGCTCGTGTTCTCGGCAAGTCCGTACTCCCGTGCGTTCTCGGCAAGTCCGGAGTCGCCGAGAACGCGAGTACGGACTCGCCTACTTGAGAATTGAGAAAGGGCCAGTGATTCGTTTATGCTAAGATTCAGCTTAGGAAGGGagtgggtgagtgagtgagtgattcgcttatgctacgattcagcacaggaaagGAGGGGGTGAGTGA comes from the Astatotilapia calliptera chromosome 15, fAstCal1.2, whole genome shotgun sequence genome and includes:
- the LOC113037487 gene encoding C-1-tetrahydrofolate synthase, cytoplasmic-like; this translates as MLSLAAHSLCVRATGYQQSLHSIATVISGNKTSKIVRERLKKEVEKMASQFSGFRPGLVVLQVGDRDDSNLYISTKLKAAAEVGIEAKHIRLPNTTTQDEVLHSIMSVNENACVHGLIVQLPLDSANCIDTEFVTNAVSSQKDVDGLSCINAGKLSRGDLNDCFIPCTPNACMELIRQTGVFVAGKHAVVIGRSKIVGAPMHDLLLWNHATVTTCHSKTPDLPEQVGRADILVVGAGRAEMVRGEWVKEGAVVIDCGINHVPDETRPSGKRVVGDVHYSSASQRAGYITPVPGGVGPMTVAMLMENTVQSAQRFLLKLRR